In one Terriglobales bacterium genomic region, the following are encoded:
- the rdgB gene encoding RdgB/HAM1 family non-canonical purine NTP pyrophosphatase → MGRVLIATSNPGKLRDFAGAAAESDIEVAAIPDFSSLPTIVEDGPTFEANARAKAEHYSRYVPGDLVLADDSGLEVEALGGAPGVRSARYSGESATDELNNVRLLQELEGVPDDRRSARFVCVIAVARDGRTLDTFQGEAAGVILCEALGSGGFGYDPLFFFPPLRKTFAQLSPEEKAKVSHRGAAFRSFLDWYGRDAER, encoded by the coding sequence ATGGGGCGCGTTCTGATCGCAACGTCGAATCCGGGGAAGCTGCGCGACTTCGCCGGCGCAGCGGCGGAGTCGGACATCGAAGTAGCTGCCATTCCCGACTTCAGTTCCCTTCCCACCATCGTCGAAGACGGCCCGACGTTCGAAGCCAACGCGCGAGCCAAGGCCGAGCACTACAGTCGGTACGTTCCGGGAGATTTGGTACTGGCGGATGATTCGGGCCTCGAAGTCGAGGCCCTGGGCGGCGCGCCGGGGGTACGCTCGGCGCGCTACTCGGGTGAGAGTGCGACCGACGAGCTGAACAATGTGCGGTTGCTTCAGGAGCTGGAAGGCGTCCCCGACGATCGGCGAAGCGCGCGTTTCGTGTGCGTGATTGCCGTGGCGCGCGACGGGCGGACGCTGGACACGTTTCAGGGAGAGGCGGCGGGCGTAATCCTGTGTGAAGCGCTCGGCAGTGGAGGCTTTGGGTATGACCCATTGTTCTTTTTCCCGCCGCTGCGCAAGACCTTTGCCCAACTCTCGCCGGAGGAAAAGGCGAAGGTAA